A region of the Salvelinus namaycush isolate Seneca chromosome 13, SaNama_1.0, whole genome shotgun sequence genome:
GCTTGTCTTCCGGGgatccagcaacattaaggcagttatatacaataaaaaatattacatgacattacatttaataacacttttcacaacacattaagtgtatTCCCttaggccactactctactaccacatatctacaaaaCAAAagccatgtgtacgtgtgtgtagagtgcgtgtcttggtttgaccccacggggtgagatcttgcgtggagccccagatcgagggagaatatcagtggtcttgtatgtcttccattttctaataattgctcccacagttgatttcttcaaaccaagctgcttacctattgcagattcagtcttcccagcctggtgcaggtctacaattttgtttctggtgtcctttgacagctctttggtcttggccatagtggagtttggagtgtgactgtttgaggttgtggacaggtgtcttttatactgataacaagttcatacaggtgccattaatacaggtaacgagtggaggacagaggagcctcttaaagaagaagttacaggtcagtgagagccagaaatcttgcttgtttgtaggtgaccaaatacttattttccaccataatttgcaaataaattcataaaaaatcctacaatgtgattttcagggaaaaaaaattctcattttgtctgtcatagttgaagtgtacctatgatgaaaattacaggcctctctcatctttttaagtgggagaacttgcacaattggtggctgactaaatacttttttgccccactgtacatacgtttttccatcagcaggctatgattgataatgtcaaaagctgaaCTGAAGTCAACTGCCATGCTTATtaaatgtccttccctataagtgtgctgaaagtctaTTGTCAATTTATTTtcagtaaaatagcattgtagctggtcaaacaccatttttccaaaggtttactaagggttggtaacaggctgattggttggctactTTTTCTTCCTTCCAGGCCTTAGGGCACACACTgtctagtaggcttagattgaagatatggcaaataagagtggcaatatcatccgctattatcctcagtaatgtTCCATCaaagttgtcagaccccagtggcttgtcattgttgatagacaacaataatttttccacctcttccacactcactttacggaattcaaaattacaatgcttgtctttcataatttgatcagCTATACTTGGATGTGTGGTGTCAGCGTTTGTTactgcctaaatttgctaatcttgccaatgaaaaaatcctTAAAGTAATTGCCAATATCAGTGGGTTtcgtgatgaatgagccatctgattcaattcATGActgagctgagtttgcctttatGCCCAGAatttaatttaaggtgctccaaagctttttactaccattctttatataatttatgtttgtttcatagtatagtttcttcttctttcatccagtttagtcacatgatttgtGTGACTTATTTTCAAtgccttttgcctcatccctctccacCATACAATTTTTccattcctcatcaatccacagggatgtgtcaagtgcagtgtctggttgctcctcattacacaccaccgACCAAAAAacattctttacatcaacaacatatgaatcactacaaaacgtattgtatgacctcttatacactatactaggcccagcctttggaactttagTATTCCTAGATATGTGTAGAATATTGTGATCGCTACAAccaatggatttggatactgcatTAAAGCTGTAACGTTcgtcgtatggaggaagagaggaggaccaaggcgcagcgtgaaaagtatccattttaatagaatacgtaaacaaacaaataaaataatgataaacgagaataacacgaaacgaaacagttctgtctggtgcagacacacaaagactgaaaataaccacccacaaaacccaacacaaaacaggctacctaaatatggttcccaatcagagacaatgactaacacctgcctctgattgagaaccatatcaggccaaacacagaaatagaaaaacatagataaacaaacatagactgcccaccccaactcacgccctgaccatactaaataaagacaaaaacaaaggaaataaaggtcagaacgtgacaaaagcacatttctgcagcattagtaaagatgtgatcaatacacgatttcattcctgtgctgtttgtaactacacTGGTAGGTTGactaataacctgaaccaggttgcaggtactggttacagtttgaagctttttcttgagtgggcagcttgatgaaagccagtcaatatttaaatcacccagaaactatacctctctgttgatatcacatacagtgccttcggaaagtattcaaacctcttgactttttccacattttcttacgttacagccttattctaaaatggattcaattgtttttttccccctcaatctaaacacaatcccccataatgacaaagcaaaaataggtttttagacatttttgctaatttataaaatctcccatttacgtaagtattcagaccctttactcagtactttgttgaagaacctttggcagcgattacagcaccGATTATTCTTAGGAATgatgctataagcttggcacacctgtatttggggagtttctcccaatcttctccgcagatcctctcaagctctgtcaggttggatggggagcgttgctgtacagctattttcaggtctctccagagatgttaaatcgggttcaagtccgggctctggctgggccactcaagtacattcagaTACTTGttccgaaaccactcctgcgatgtcttggctgtgtgcttagggtcattgtcctgttggaaggtgaaccatcgccccagtctgaggtcctgagctggagtaggttttcatcaaggatctccctgtactttgctctgttcatctttgcctcgatcctgactagtctcccagtccctgccgctgaaaaatatccccacagtatgatgctgccaccaccgtgcttcaccgtagagatggtgccaggtttacagAGCATTCAGGAcagagagttcaatcttggtttcatcagaccagagaatcatgctgtcatgtgccttttgctgagttacttccgtctggccactctagagctctgtcagcgtgaccatcaggtttttggtcacctccttgaccaagaggcccttctccccctattgctcagtttgcccgggcggccagctctaggaagagtcttggtggttccaaacatcttccatttaagaatgatggatgccactgtgttgttggggaccttcaatgctgcataaatgttttggtaccattccccagatctgtgcctcaacacaatcctgtcttgggggtctacggacaattccttcaacctcatggcttggtttttgctctgacatgcactgtcaactgtgggaccttacatagaaaggtatgtggctttccaaatcatgtccaatcaattgaatttaccacaggtggattccaatcaagttgtagaaacatctcacggatgatcaatggaaacaggatgctcctgagctcaattcagagtctcatagcaaagaggctgaatacttatgttaataatATTATTCAGAATaatattctgttttttatttttaatacattcgcataatttaaaaaaaactgttttcacattATTGTATGTAGATAGCTAAggaaaaaatgtactttttcaattttagaataaggttgtaacgtaaacaaaatgtggaaaaagtcaaggggtctgaatactttcagaatgcactgtacattatcaagcatttcacacatgttatccagatactgactgttactacttggtggtctatagcagcttcccaccagaatgaaactttaggtgaggcagatgaacctgtagccatattacttcaacagtatttaacatgagatcctctctaatctttacaggaatgtggttctgaatataaacagcaacacctccaccattggcatttctgtattttctgtagatgttataaccatgtattgttacacctgtatcatcaaaggtattacaTAAGTACGTTTCAGATATtttcagaatatgaatgtcatctgttactagcaagttattgatttcatgaaccttgtttctttaGCTATACATGTTAACGTTGGCAATTTTGAGCACTattctgggatgcttgattgttttcacTGCTTAACTGGaaagcttagcagaagtagacatgctcatgttatttatgttagtgtagggtgagctgcacacagtggactacctactagggcacaccacctcagtggtaatagtataactctggttcataggcacatgactacagcatacaatagctgtaggatcagcagaggctttcagggcagttagagggacataaaatAGGTTACTTAAATTGTCTACCAATGACCCTAGGATAATGTtaatttgctgaagcattatgacaactcggCGACACAGTgatagggattaactgagctgggcttgggtcattgataagtcattgtctcaacgcagccttataatgctgtaaaaggatccaggaacccaaatgatttgggtggatcccatcctccttaaaAAATGTGCCTTGTTTCCAGAGTGTATCAAAATTGTTAATACATTTTACACCCACAGAGCTGCAATAGTCACGTAGCCAGTTATGGAAGGCTAAAAGTCTGCTGAAACGTACAATGCCACGATTTAAGGAGGGCACATGGCCAGATATTATGGGGCGTTTGTTGGTGTCAAGCAGAGACCCAATTCTTTAAAATACATCTTCAGCtgttctgagctgcccttcataatgtcatggAATCTCACATAAACTAGGATAGACTCAATTTCATGATGCAGGTTtaaaatgtttgggagcagcttattttTGTTGTGTACTCATGTTCACGGATAGCACAAAGTTTTTTCTCCAGGTACTGAGACATTTCTCAGCATTGAACTGCCCAATACAATGGCCACAAGAAGCAGGGTAGTGTACACCCGCAGCTCCCGGCGATAGGTCCAGACCTCCCACAGCAGGCAGAGCCCCGTTAGATCCTGAGAAAGGGAAAGGAGCCGAACTCGAAGCAGACACAGGCAGTTCCAGCGATGTAGGTGCAGGTAGATCAGGCACCAGGGTGGGGCAGCTATTCTTCATCTCGATCTGCTAATAAGTTATATGGACTCTAAATAATAGGGGTTGgcattatttttttattatcttCCTCTGtccccatacatacaacatctgtaaggtccctcagtcaagcacaGGTTCAActgcaaagaccagggaggttttcgaaagcctcataaagaagggcagcgattggtagatggataacaataacaaatcagacatggAATAttatctttaagcatggtcaagttaataattaggCTATGGATGATTGGATGTATTAAACcatccagacacatcaaagatgccATCTTCCTTCTGCACTGAGCTGCAGGATAAGAAGGAAACTACTTAGGGATGTCACAATGAattgattttaaaacagctacttcaatggctgtgacggtagaaaactgaggatggatcaacaacattgtagtggcTCCACAATAATGGCctaaatgacagaatgaaaagaagaATAGAAATATACAGAATAACATGCAGGTACTAAAGGTACTAAAGTAAATAAAAAATTAACTGCCTCATTATTTTTAAGcacggtggtggctgcatcatggtgtgggtatgcttgacatcggcaaaggCTGGGTAGTTATTCAGGATGAAAAGAAAGAGGATAGACCTAAGcagaggcaaaatcctagaggaaaacctgttttaGCCTGCttacaacagacactgggagaggaattcatcTTCTAGCATCTTTTtaacctacaacacaaagccaaatctactcAGTGAATGTTCCTACGtagccaagttacagttttgacttaaatctgcttgaaaagacttgaaaattgctgtctagccatgatccccaacaccttgacagagcttgaagaattttgaaaagaataatgggcaaatataaGCTCTGATGaaacttacccaagaagactcacagctgtaatcacagccaaaggagttttaacatgtattgattcaggggggtggatacttatctaatcaaggtatattagtgttttattttcattaacataatttttttaaataatttatctTCCACTTAgcgtattttgtgtagattgttggaAAAAAAGAACATTAaatcaatcccactttgtaacacaataaaatgtgaagaaatcctaTGTGGGTGTAGACTTTCCACTTTCCGTACACTACCTTTCGATTACATTTGACATCCTGCAATTGAGACCTGGAGAAGACAGATGAGCTGAGTCATAATCACCTGACACAGCACACCCTTGACTTACTGTACTTGTCTGTTGTCTTGTTTGTATTTACAGTAGCCTACTTCCTCTTCATCTAAACCAGACCAGCACAAACATGGCCAGACATTATTGATACAGAATAAATTATATGATATGGCTATGAGGAAGTTATGCGTCTTCAAAACAATAAAAGGGATTGAAGAGGAACACTCAGAAAGGTCAAAGATTATATTGGGTTAACGCTGTTTACTGGTGTACAGTCCGTCGCAGAAACCCCGCGCTGGAATTTCCGCGGAGGGCGGACGTCACTGGTTACCACAGctacaaagtcataattatggctaaaccccaGCCTATTTCTTGAATTaatcttcttaaaatctgatttgaaacctaaccctaaccacgcTGCTAACATTAtacctgaccctaaccttaaattaagaccaaaaagctaatttttgttttcatgaatttgtaCGATagagacaattttgactttgtggcggTGGTAACTAGTGATAACCCCGGAGGGCGGGAACAGTGCTATTCAAGGAGGAAGTTCAAACTCTCTGGAGTTTCTGAAAGCGGCGTGTTGACGCATGAAAATGTGTTCCTCTTTGCGTAAAAAGGCACATCGCCCCTGGACATGCAGCATTCATAACACACTTGTAGAGAAGCTTTTATCTAGTAGTTATCTCGTAGTTTTATCTAGTAGTTATTTCCGTTTATTGGATATTATTATTGCATTTACTTGACAACATGTCAGAAGTCTTCATTATAGATCTAATTCACTGTCGGTGTCCGCAGCACAGCTCGTGCGTGGAGAGGCAAGTAAAAAGCGTCACAGGTAGGAGCGATGTCGGCTTTCAAATATATCTACTATTCGGACCACACGTTCAACGTTGTAATGCAAACGGCGAGAACAAGGTGTCTTTGCTGGTAACGTTTTTCAGTCAGAAGACAAACGTACACGTATTGGACTACACCACTGTTACGGAGTCTTGGTACCGTTTCAAACTAGCCGTGGACCAACTGGATTTGCGAACGGTTCGGGTCTTCACCTCAAAAAACAGGAGACCGATGTTTGAAGCATACATTGAGCAACTTTTCACGGAGGTGTATACATTTGAGTACATCACATCCAATGACCTCCCGTGCCCTGGTCATGTGCAATGCGACTCACCTTTAGCTCCACCTGTCAGTGAGATCAGAGAGGAGGTCAGAAGCTTTCTGCAGCAGTTACCTGCTAAAGGAGACGTCACCATACTGAGGTCCACTTTCAtttcaggtaggtgtgtgtgtaatacagtatcTATTACTGTAGTGTAATATTATGCAGAATTATCTGAAGACTATCATTCAGCAACCAGTGAACAGTCCCTCCCTTCTTTCCTCttcaccccctctcccctccctccatacacctcttctctctcaattcaatgtaagggctttattggcataggaaacatgttatcattgccaaagcaagtgaactagataataaacacaagtgaaataaactatcaaaattaacagtaaacattacactcactaaagttccaaaataataaagacatgacaaatgtcatattatgtgcaaatagttaaagtacaaaagggaaaataaataaacataaatatgggttgtatttacaatggtgtttgttcttcactggttgcccttttcttgtggcaacaggtcacaaatattgctgctgtgatggcacactgtggtatttcacccaatagatatgggagttaatcCAAATTGgttttgttttctaattctttgtggatctgtgtaatatgtgtctctaatatggtcatacatttggcacgaggttaggaagtgcagctcagtttccaccacaTTTTGTGGGCGGTGTGcatatagcctgtcttctcttgagagccaggtctgcttacggcagcctttctcaatagcaaggctatgctcactgagtctgtacatagtcaaagctttccttcattttgggtcagtcacagtgatcaggtattctgccactgtgtactctctgtttaggaccaaatagcattgtagtttgctctttttttgtttgttaattctttcctatgtgtcaagtaattatcttttttgttttctcatgatttggttgggatTAACACgaccattttgtgaattcttctGCATgaagagtctcaatttggtgtttgtcacattttgtgaattcttggttggtgagcgaaccccaaacctcacaaccataaagggcaatgatattgattcaagtatttttagccagatcctaattggtacgtcaaattttatgttccttttgatagcatagaaggcccttcttgccttgtctctaggctcgttcacagctttgttgaAGTTACCTGtagcgctgatgtttaggccgaggtatgtatagttttgtgtgtgctctagggcaacggtgtctagatggaatttgtatttgtggtcctagCAACTGGACCCTTTTTGGAACACTATTATTTTTGTCTTTCTGAGATTGACTTTCAGGGCccaagtctgacagaatctgtacaGAAAATCTagatgctgctgtaggccctccttggttggggacagaagcaccagatcatcagcaaacagtgacatttgacttcagattctagtagggtgagggcGGGTGCTGGAGACTGTTCTAGTTCCCTCGCCAatccgttgatatatatgttgaagagggtggggcttaagctgcatccctgtctcaccccatggccctgtggaaagaaatgtgtgtgttttttgccaattttgtttgtgtacatggatttcataatgtcgtatgtttttcccccaacaccactttccatcaatttgtatagcagaccctcatgccaaattgagtcaaaagcttttttgaaatcaacaaagcatgagaagactttgcctttgttttggtttgtttgtttgtcaattagggtgtgcagggtgaatacgtggtctgtcgtacggtaatttggtaaaaagccaatttgacatttgcttaGTACATTGCTTTCACTGGGGAAATGAactagtctgctgttaatgataatgcagaggattttcccaaggttgctcccacagtagttattgaggtcaaatttgtctcaacttttgtggattggggtgattagtccttggttccaaatattggggaagatgccagagccaaGGATGATggtaaagagtttaagtatagccatttggaatttgtggtctgtatatttgatcatttcattgaggataccatcaacaccacaggcctttttgggttggagggtttgtaatttggcctgtagttcattcaatgtaattgaagaatccagtgggttctggaagactttaatagttgattctaagatttgtatttgatcatgtatatgttttgctGTAGAAGTGGTTAGATTGtttggattcttcaattacattgagctgatttaggtggacctggtcataaaggctgttcaattccagggtggagtggtgtgccaggtaaacatttggttttgaggcacagtcacaggaaatacttgcgttctctcttcctcactctctccccactttgtctctctctgtgtgtgtgtgtgtgtgtgtgtgtgtgtgcgtgcgtgcgcgcgcgcgtgtgtgtgtagactgtttCTCCCATGGGTTCACCACACGTACAGGAGGTATTTCCTCCatctccaccctctcctctctcaacctgTTCAGTAGCTCCAGACGCAGAGACCCCAGGACCCTCGTAGCCGAGAACATCCGCAGACTAGCCCAAAAAGCTGGGTTCTACCCCCGACTCCTGCACCTGGTCAAGGTACCACAGCACAGCAAATAACATTAATGTAGCCTCTCTGGATGTAAGTGTAACACTGCCTCAAGAGGTCAACCAGAAGAAGACTGGCTACAGAGTGTGAACTATACTGTGACATGCGGAGGGTCTCTATTTTTTTCACGGGACTTCACACGCTTAACTTTATCTCCAAAGTTATAATCCCTTTTGGTCAAGTTTCCCCCACACAGCGGTGCAGGCCGAGCGTGTCGCTATAGTAAACGTCTCGAGTTGCACAAAAGGGAATGTAACGTTGCGGATAAAGTTCAGAATGACACCATTTCACGTGTACAACATCTAATGACctacatcactatactgagagtgTGTCCGTTtctaaaaatacatatttttttttgagATTTTGTTCATGTATTTTGCGTGCCCTGATACTGCACAACAAGCAATAAGGAAGTGAATCGCGGCTGGGGTAAGTTTCTCATAAACAACATAGGATGCATTTTCTCCGTTGTTTTTTATGGAAGgacactctggtaggcctacattatgatcaaatagccacagtagcctacttgaccactgttagTTTTAACTTAAAGGGTACAGCCTGTGTTCACGGTAAACATACaccggaagttgcacagaattttcacaatgttcaagtttgcaCTTAGCAGACCTGAAATTAGCTGACGATGAACAAAAATTTGAGGAAACATTGgtctggacccttctataacaAGCCATTTACATAAAAAATTGAGATTTACTTCAGACATAGGAAAATTCTCCTTGAATATTTACCACTGTAGCAGAAAAAATTGCATTTTAAATAAATAGGAGAATGGTTCAATTAGAATTAATTATAGACCCCCCCAAAGTTGACTTTGTTGCATTTAGGGGCATTCATGTCTCATTCAGAGGGTCTGAGACCCCCCTGGGCCCCCCATAATATGCACTCTGACAGGCCACGCCTCTTAAtaacctggttcctctaggtttttTCTTAGGTTCCTGCCTTTTAGGGAATGTTTCTGTGCTTCTGCCTCTGCATTGcgtgctctttggggttttaagctagatatctgtaaagcactttgtgacaactgctgatgtaaaaagggctttataaaatacatttgattgattgaggtCTAGACCGTTATGGCACAGGGAGGTAGTGCACGTGTCCTGTACATCGTGTAACACTCACTCCAGTGGGTTGTAGAAAACATCACTGACATCATTAAGTGGTTAATGCTGAATAGCTGTTTCTGCCAGGTGAACCACAGCAGTGACGTATGGGTGATGGGAAAGGAAGAGGAGCCACACGACTATGATGGCATCGTAACCAATCAGAGAGGTGTTGTCATAGCTGCGCCAGGAGCTGATTGCATGCCCCTCCTCTTCACTGACCCCGTGGCCAGGGTCATCGGAGTAGCTCAcgctggtgagacacacacatacactttaaGTACAAGACAGTATTAATATTCCGTAGAAAGATGTCTGCTGGTGCGTCATTATAAAGTGTTCCTTTGTGTTTCCCTCTCAGGATGGAAAGGAACCCTGATGGGTGTTGCCATGGCTACAGTCAACGCCATGGTGAGGGGATTCGGCAGCAGGGCGTGTGACGTCACCGTGGTGATCGGGCCGTCGGTGGGGGCCTGTTGCTTTACactggagagagagcaggctgcaGACTTCTACTCTATCCACCCTGACTGTGTTCCTGACATGGCCGAGACCAGGCCTCATGTCAACATACGACTAGCCACCAGGTTAGTTTGGCCAACTATACAACACATAGACAAATAGCGCGTTCAAGCAGATCCCTTTTCTCAAACATCGTTGGTCACTGCCTTTCAAAgtgttgcattatggggataAAAATTGTCCGACTTGTCgactgcatgaactttacaaaaatCTTGTGACcaagtttctgcagttgctcttcaccaacttcatcctgcagccatcgcctgcattgtggaaggctctattgtcaaccaatcattaggttTTTTTTACCCACGCAAACATGATCAAAgacatgactgaaacaggaaccatcTTTGTCGCGATTCGTGTATACACTGGATATATACAAatgaatgtgatatttgagtcTCTCTGTCACTTATTGATTGTACAATGTACACGTATAGTATGCCAGTTTGTGAGTGTGCGATATGGGGGTTGGAGACATAGAAAGAAAAACTTTTCTaaaacaatggcaacactgccatgttgatctgacccttgctgttggaaaaccacattaATATCCGACTtccgggcctcccgagtggcgcagcggtctaaggcactacatatctgggttcgatcccgggctgtgtcgcagccggccgcgactgggagacccataaggcgacgcacaattggcccagcatcatccgggttaggggagggtttggccagccaggatgtccttgtcccatccctctctagcgactcctgtggcgggccgggagcattaacactgacacggtcgccagttgtacggtgtttcctccgacacattggtgcggctggcttctgggttaagtgagcagtttgtcaagaagcagtgtggcttggcagagtcgtgtttcggaggatgcatggctctcgacctcccgtataggagttgcaacaatgggacaagactgtaactaccaattggagagaaaaagtagtaaaaaaaataatttaacaaaatatataaatatcagaCTTCCGGCTATCGCAGTTGCACTTCACCCGACTTCGCTCCTCGACTTTCGTGTACATTCAGTTGCTTGAGCCTTAC
Encoded here:
- the LOC120058393 gene encoding purine nucleoside phosphorylase LACC1-like, translated to MSEVFIIDLIHCRCPQHSSCVERQVKSVTGRSDVGFQIYLLFGPHVQRCNANGENKVSLLVTFFSQKTNVHVLDYTTVTESWYRFKLAVDQLDLRTVRVFTSKNRRPMFEAYIEQLFTEVYTFEYITSNDLPCPGHVQCDSPLAPPVSEIREEVRSFLQQLPAKGDVTILRSTFISDCFSHGFTTRTGGISSISTLSSLNLFSSSRRRDPRTLVAENIRRLAQKAGFYPRLLHLVKVNHSSDVWVMGKEEEPHDYDGIVTNQRGVVIAAPGADCMPLLFTDPVARVIGVAHAGWKGTLMGVAMATVNAMVRGFGSRACDVTVVIGPSVGACCFTLEREQAADFYSIHPDCVPDMAETRPHVNIRLATRILIQREGVLPERIHDDTVTDRPSVTLCTSCHPEAFFSHVRDGLDFGTQMGFLWMDEAGTTDCFSSSEH